CTATTCGGTTTGTATTTGTTAAATTAGTTGCTGAAATACGCTACGAAATCATACACAAGACCGTTGCCAGTAATATGAAAAAACTAATTTTAATTTTATCATTTGTAAACCAAACAACTTTTGGTCAAGAAGTTGTCATTGCTGGAAATGGTTTAAATGTTAGAAAAGAGCCAAATACTAAATCTGAAAAAATTGGAAAGTTACATTTTGGAACTAAAGTTAACGTAGTTGAAAAAACGGGAAAATTACTTGAAATAAAAGATGGTAATGAAATTGTAAAAGGTGAATGGGTTAAAATAAAGTTTATCAATTCTCAAATACTTAGATCTGATAATAATTCAGGTTATGTTTTCAATGGTTACATAAAAAGTGAAAAAGAATTTAATTTATACCTTGAAAAAGAAATTTCAAAAATTGAAAAATTTCAGAATTATACAGTTCATTCAAAACCTAGTCCTTATTATATAAAAGGAGATTTCTTTGGAGATGGAGTTTCAGATTACGCTATAAAAGTGAGTAAAGAAAAAGACAATGTTGAAATTATTATTTTAGACATTGGAGGAAATAATACTCAAATTTTGAAACCAGTTGAAGACCTCAAAGATGAAAATAATGAAAATAGGGTAATTGACGAATTTGGTTGGGCTGAAATATTTGAAAAAGTTGAATCTGGAACTATTTTATGGTCAAACTTTATAGATGACTTTAGAAGTCTTGAAGAAGTTCCAAATTCTGAAAGAGTAATATTGAACTATGAAGCGATTTATGTTCACGCTTCTGAAAGTTGTGGTGGCGGATTTATTTTTTGGAAAGACGGAATTTTTAATTGGCTTCAGCAGGAATAATAAATACTACTGGCAGCAATGTGTATATTCAATTGCTTGCTTAGTGCTTAAACCATTCA
The sequence above is a segment of the Tenacibaculum sp. 190130A14a genome. Coding sequences within it:
- a CDS encoding SH3 domain-containing protein, yielding MKKLILILSFVNQTTFGQEVVIAGNGLNVRKEPNTKSEKIGKLHFGTKVNVVEKTGKLLEIKDGNEIVKGEWVKIKFINSQILRSDNNSGYVFNGYIKSEKEFNLYLEKEISKIEKFQNYTVHSKPSPYYIKGDFFGDGVSDYAIKVSKEKDNVEIIILDIGGNNTQILKPVEDLKDENNENRVIDEFGWAEIFEKVESGTILWSNFIDDFRSLEEVPNSERVILNYEAIYVHASESCGGGFIFWKDGIFNWLQQE